Within Candidatus Atribacteria bacterium, the genomic segment TAATACTTCACACACTGCCTGGATAAATGGTTTAAATTTTGCAGAACCTTGGATATCTTCCAAGATAATATATTCACTGCTTATTCCTAAATTTACCAAAGCATCTACTATTAAACCAAGAGCGGTAGATTCACAATCAGTAATTCCCGCATCATAATCTTCACCCTCAATAACTTTTTTAACTAAATCTTTAACTAGTGCTTTTCCTCCATCATCCGGACATATAGCGGTAATTACGTAGTTTTCACCAACTGAAAGATTGCTAAAAGTGTATTCACCTTTTGCATTAGTAGTTGTTGAAGCAATTTCTTCTCCCTCGTAAGTAAGAATTACTGCAATATTTTTCTGAAGAAACCAATTTTTCGCACATTGAAGACACCAATCAGAAGGGGCAGTATCCTCACTTATTACAGTTGATGAAGTAGAACAGCACGGTGCTGCTATTATACCGGTAATAGTTGTGGTTCCAGGGGTATATCCAGGGCTTTCATCGGGAACAGTTCCCATGCATCCATTAAATAAGATTAACAATGCGGAAATTAAAAGTAACGGTAAAATGGTTTTAAAACTTAATTTCATTTAAATCGCCTCCTGCGAAAAAATTTTACTTTTAGGCGGTCTGGCGATTATGGCACTTTTATAAGTGCTTTAAACCCATGACTTTGCGTCCCATCCTTTCGGGTGGTTTGCCTTTTTCATTTACTTAAAAAATACTTTAACTCACGTATTTCCTCAATTTAAACGAAAAAAAGCCGGCAGTCGAGCAGTCTTAGTACTAATTAATTAACTTAGTACTTTAGACCCGGGACTTTGCGTCCTACCCTTTCGGATAGTTTACCTTTCTCAACTTTTTAAAAAATTTCTTATCCAGGTCACCTCCCTGTAATACATAATCATAAACCTTTTATTAATTAGGTAATTTATTATCTCTTCTTTTTTATTATATTATATTCCCCAAATTAGACAAGTTTAGACATTAGTCGGTCAATTTTTTTAATTTTTTCTAAAGTAGGTATATAGTTGTCCTAATTTCTTAGTTAAATTAAATACAATTACACTACACCGACTTTATATTAACACTATTAATTTGAAATTGTCAAGAAAATATATAAAAAAAATAGAAAATTAAAAGTTACTAATATGAAAATATTATTTGCCAATACTCTTAATTAGTAAGATTAATTTCAATACTGTTGGATTGATAGTAATTTTATTTCCTAATATATCTTGGTTGGTAATTCTCTTTCCATAATATAATTTATTTGCCTCACTATCCTCTTCAATCATTGAACCCTGAAAAGAAGCACCGATGTAAGCCCCCTTGCTTATAGAATAAGAATATATAGATGCTTTAAATTTATAATCTGTATCTGCTGAAAGAGACCTCCCTAATGGACCTGCAGCAATACTGGCCGTACCACCCAGAGTAATATTATCTTCCATAAATCCTTCCATTCCCCGTTCGTTGGAAATCACTAAAACCAGGGAAATTGATTGAATACCGATCTGGGGGCCAATACTTATGCTTTTAATCTTGACAAAAGCAGGACCATACCATATTCCTATCCTGCTGTCTTTTCTAAATATCATACCTTTTCCATACTGTCCACCGATTCCCCATCCCATTTTAATAATTGAAGGAAAAATAGCTATGCCTTTTGCTTCTTTCAAAAGAGCTCCAAAGGCTCCACTATCCTCTGATATTGACATTTCTTCCAATACTTCGATCGATTTGTTAATTATTTCTGATGCCGTTATCTCTTCAGAAGCCGTATAGCCTGTACAGGATAATACTAAAAATATCCAGAACATAAAAATAAAATAGATTAGGGTTCTATTTTCCACTTTTTATTTTCCCCTCATAGTTTATAGCCAGAATATCTTTGATAAAATTTTTCTTCTCTTTGTTTTTGGATTTTTTTATCTCGATTACTTCGCGATAAAGATTTAACATTCTTTCAGAAATTGTATCAATACTATATTTTTCAGATGTCTTTAATGCTCCCTCAGAGAGCTTTTCTCTTAATTCTGGCTCTCGGATTATTTTTTCCAAAGCATCAGCAAATTTAATAGTATCGTTATCGACCAATAGTCCATCTAATCCATTTGTTAATATATCTATTGCTCCTGGAGCTTTAACCGCTAAGACAGGGACTCCGGAAGCCAAGGCTTCTATGGTTACTATTCCAAAAGTTTCTGTCGTTGAAGTGATAGTAAATACATAAGCCATTTTATAATAGTGCTGAATTTCCTCATAACTTACTGTGCCGGCAAATATTACATCCTTTTCTAATTTCAAAGTTCGAGTAAGTTGTTTTAGTTCATCCATGTCTGGTCCACTGCCTACAATTAATAATTTTTCTTTGCCCATGCCCCTTTTCTTAATAATTGCTAATGCTTGTATAATCTTATCAATACTCTTTTCTGAAGCTACCCTGCCCACAAAGAGAATTATTTTATCTTCTTCTTTCAGGTGGTATTTTCTTTTAATTTCCCTTCTTTTCAGTTCATCATCTTCCCTGAAGGAAACTAAATGGATTGCGTTGGGAATAACCTCAATTCTGTTTTTAATTCCATAACCTTCTATTAATTCCTTCATTGAGGCAGAAGGCGTAGTAATACAATCAGTTTTATATGCTAAATTCGAAATTATCATCTTGATTGCTTCTTGAGTCAGTCTTTCTGGTATGGGGTAAATATAATAAGCATATTGTTCATATTGAGTGTGAATAGTCAAGATTTTGGGAATACCTAATTTTTTGCCATACATTATGGCTGCAGAGCTAAGTAAAAAGGGATGATGTATATGGACGATTTCAGGATTAAATTCGGTGATAACTTTTTTCACTTTAAAGGATAATGGTATGGGGAGAGGATAATTTACTTTGCTAATTAAATTCACCGACCTGTATCTAAATACATTCTTCTCTTGCTCAATATAGCCTTCCACCTTGGGAGCGAAGATATAAACCTCATGCCCTTTTCTTTCGTACGACTCTTTTAATGAAGATACGCTGGTGACAACTCCGTTAACCAGTGGCTTATAACAATTGGTAAAAAAAGCAATCCTCATTTTGTTTTCTCCCTAATTCAAAATTATACTATTCTTTTATAGGGGTGGCAAATTCATTTACCCCTCGTTTTTAGAAAAATAGGCTTATCTACTCTTCAAAAGACTATCAATTAGTCACTATAGGTTATTCCAGTTGTTTTTCTGCTTGTTTTAACCAATATTCTGCTTTTGTATTTTCCGGTTCTAAGCGCAAAACTTCTTTCCAATTATTCATCGCTTCCGTATAATTACCCCGTTCATAATAAATTCTTCCCAACCAATAATAAGCTAAAGAAAAATTAGGGTTGAACCGGACTGCCTGACGGTATTCATAAGTTGCTTCTTCAAATAATCCTTTCTCATAAAGGTTATATCCTGCTTCATAATGAGAATAGGCTTCTTTTCCGAATCTTATAGAATTTTCTACTTTAGCACAAAAATATTGAGCCTTAGGATAATTACGATCGATCTCCAATACTTTTTGCCAGGAAGAAAGAGAATCATTCAATTTACCAATTTCATAGAATACACGACCTAACCAGTAGTGTGCTTCGGTCATTTCTGGGTCAATCTCAATTGCGCTTTGCAAATATAGGATGCAACCGCCATAATCTTCCCTTTGATAATCCGCATATCCTAACCGATAATATGCAAAAGCTAATCTCATTTTAGCTTCCTGAGAAATTACTTCCTTTCTTTGAATAAGTTCAATATATCTCTCCCACTCTCTTGCTTCCCGGTAATACCAATTAGTATATTGATAAATTTGAGCAAGGCGATAATGAGCCTCTATAAATTTAGGATCAGCTTCAATAGCTTTCTCACCATAATCAATCGCTTCAGCCCACAACTCTTTATTAGGGTAATTAATTCCTTGATAGGTCTTAATTGCATCTTCCATCTTATTTATCGCCATTTTTAGGTAATCGGATGCCTCCTGTGAAAGAGTATCCCAGACAACTTCTCCCTGACCCGCTGCCAAACTAAGGCTTACGGTTATTAATAATCCATAAATAATTAACCCTACTATCAAATACTTTTTTAGATATCTTTCTCTCATTTTAGAACCCTCCTTTTAATCTTTATTCTGAATTCTAAGGATGTTTATATTATAACATAATTCTCTATTTTTTATAAATATCCTTCTATATTTCCGGAGCTGCATCTCATTCTTGAATCAAATCCCCTAAAGAGAATAAAAAACCGAGAATTAAATTAAAACAGGTTATACTACCTGTCATACTGAGAAAGAGCAGATTAAGAAATAAGGATAGCTCTATTATCAAGGAATAATTGGAAAGGAAAAATAATCATATCTGATTATTTAGGTAAAATAAATCAATGGAAATTATTGATAGAAATATAAGTATTAATTTTTTCTAATTATTTAAGAAAATAGATGGCAGGCTATATAATGATTATTTTCAAAACATTTTAGTGCCGGCTCTTCTTCCCTACATATAGTTTTTACATAAGAGCATCTGGTATGGAATCGGCATCCTGAAGGAGGATTTACCGGGCTGGGAACATCACCCATTAAAATTTGACCTTTTTTTCTAAATTTAGGATCGGGGATGGGTATGGCGGAAAGCAAAGCCTGGGTATAGGGGTGCTTAGGGTTATTAAATAATTCTCTTTTTGGGGCAGTTTCTACTATCTTACCTAAATACATGACTGCCACTCTATCACAGATGTGTTTTATTACACTTAAATCATGAGCTACAAATAAAATGGTCAATCCAAATTCTTTCTGTAAATCCTGTAATAAATTAATAATTTGAGCTTGAATGGAAACATCCAAATCAGAAACGCATTCATCAGCAACTATAAATTCCGGACCAGTTGCTAAAGCTCTGGCAATTCCTATTCTCTGCCTTTGGCCGCCGCTAAATTCATGAGGGTATCTGTTTACCTGGTCTGGAAGAAGACCAACCTTTTCCATAATCTCAATGACCCTCTCTTCTCGTTCTTTTTTAGAACCAATCTTATGTACTTCCATTGGTTCATTAATAGTTGCTCCTATAGTCATTCTGGGATCGAGGGAACCAAAGGGGTCCTGATAGATAATCATCATCTTCCTTCTAATCATGATCATCTCTTTTTTTCTTAAATGAGTTATTTCCTGACCATTAAAATAGATCTTGCCTTCTGTTGGGTCTAATATTCTCAGTATGGTTTTCCCACAGGTCGTTTTTCCGCATCCTGATTCTCCCACCAGGCCAAGAACTTCTTTCTTCCCCACATAAAAACTTACATCATCTACCGCCCTAACTGCCTTTTTCTTACCTAAAGGTGATTTACCTATCCAGAACCATTTTTTTAGATGTTTAACTTCTACCGATTTTTCCATTCTACTTATTTGCTCCTTATCTTCCCCTTGATTAAATGACATTTTACTAGATGAGAATTTTCTATCTCTATCAGTTCTGGCATCTCTTCAACACATCTTTTAAAACTGAAATCACATCTGGGGTGAAATGGACATCCGGTAGGCAAATCAAGGAGATTAGGAACTATGCCCGGAATAGCATTGAGATGTTCTACATCAATATTCATTCGGGGTATTGATTTGCTTAAGCCTTTGGTGTAAGGATGAAGCGGGTTGTTAAAAAGTGTATATATATCTGTATATTCTACAATATACCCGGCATACATTACTGCTACATTATCACACATTTCCGCAATGACTCCCAGATCATGTGTTATTAACATCACCGATGCTCCAAATTCGCCTTTTAATTCATTAATTAATCTTAAAATCTGAGCTTGAATGGTAACATCAAGGGCAGTAGTCGGTTCATCAGCAATAAGCAAAGTGGGATTACATGATAGAGCCATGGCAATCATCACTCTCTGTCTCATCCCCCCGGATAACTCATGAGGGTAATTATCTATTCTCTTCTCTACATCCGGTATTCCTACAATTTTTAATATCTCTATGGCTTTTTTTCTGGCCTCTTTTTTATTTAACCCCTGATGTAATTGAATGACTTCTCCAATTTCATATCCAATGGTAAATACCGGGTCCAATGAAGTCATGGGCTCTTGGAAGATCATCGATATTTTCTTCCCCCTTATTTTTCTAATTTCTTTATCCTCTAATTTCAAGAGGTCTCTGCCCTCAAAGTGTATTTCTCCACCTACAATCCTTCCCGGAGGATGAGGAATCAATCTCATAATCGACAAGGCAGTAACACTCTTGCCACTTCCGGATTCTCCTACAAGTCCTAAAGTTTCCCCTTGATTAATTTTAAAACTGACGCCATCTACAGCCTTTACTATTCCCTCATGGGTAAAAAAATGAGTTTTTAAATTTTTTATGTCCAGTAATGTTTTCATACCTTGTCTCTCTTTATCCTAATGGAACAGAGAACCATCCCCTGTTCCAGCATTAAGTTTTAAGCCGGGGGTCTAAAATATCTCTTAAGCCGTCTCCTAATAGGTTGAGACCTATAACCGAAAATAATATCGCTAGTCCGGGAAATGTTGCTGCCCACCATGCGCCACTTACAATATAGGAATAGCTTTTAGAGAGCATGGCACCCCATTCCGGAGTGGGAGGTTGAGCTCCTAACCCTAAAAAACCAAGCGCTGCACAGTCTAAAATGGCAGAGGCTAACATCAAGGTGCCGTATACAATGACCGGTGCCATACTATTGGGTAGAACATGGCGAAAAATAATTCTTGCATCGCTCGACCCGATTGCTTTTTGGACTTCAATATATTCCATCTCTTTAATGTAGAGTACCGAACTTCTGATAATCCTGGCCATCTGGGGGGTATAAACTATGCCTATTGCTATCATGGCTTTATCCAATCCCTGACCCAGAACGGTTACAATGACAATAGCCAGTAACAATGCTGGAAAGGCAAACATAATATCAACTATTCTCATAATAAGTGCATCCACCCAACCGCCATAATAACCAGACAAAGTTCCAAAAGTGATTCCTAAAATCATAGCAATACCCACTGCTACAAAACCAGCAGTTAAACTGACTCTTGCTCCATAAAGAATTCGACTTAAGATACATCTTCCCAGGGCATCAGCCCCCAAGGGCATACCTTCCACTGCATCTTCGCTCCAGAATCCCGGTTTTAAGGCCTTGAAAAGTTCCGGAGGAGAAGGAGTAGGGTTATTGGGAGCAATATAATTAGCTAATAAGGCACATAAAATCAGTATGACAACAATTGCTAAGCCAAAGACCGCTGATTTATTATATTTAAGCCTTCTTACTAATTCATGGGTTTTGGTCTCTCTTGTTCTTTTCATTTTTTTACCTATCCGTAATGAATTCTTGGGTCGATATAAACATAAACAATATCAGTTATCAGATTCACAATGACAAACATGGAAGCAAAAAATAATACACATCCCTGAACTACAGGATAATCTCTCATAGTTACTCCGTTTATCACATATCTGCCTATTCCCGGCCAGGAAAAGACTGTTTCTGTCAAGATAGCTCCGGCAAGTAGTAAACCAAAATTCAATCCAATTACGGTAATTACCGGAATCATAGCATTTCTTACCGCATGTTTATAGATGACCATTCTCTCTGATAATCCTTTTGCTCTTTCAGTTCTTATAAAATCCTGTCTTAATATTTCTAACATGCTCGATCTGGTTACCCGGGCAATGGTAGCCATTGGGATAGTAGATAGAGCAATGGAAGGTAAAATTAAATAACGAAGGGAACTTGTGAAAGCTGCGAAATTACCGGTAATGAGGCTATCCAGCAGATAAAAGCCGGTAATTCTTTGGAAAGAAATCATCATACTTATGCGCCCACTGATAGGAAACCATCTCAGCCAAACACCAAAAATCATCATTAACATAATTCCTAACCAGAAAACGGGCATTGATACGCCAAAAAGGGCAAGCCCCATAAAACCGTAATCAAAAATCGAATACTGCCTCGAAGCAGAGATAATTCCGGCAATACAACCTACAATGACAGCAAAAAACATGGATAACATTGTCAGTTCGATAGTATTAGGAA encodes:
- a CDS encoding glycosyltransferase family 4 protein, producing MRIAFFTNCYKPLVNGVVTSVSSLKESYERKGHEVYIFAPKVEGYIEQEKNVFRYRSVNLISKVNYPLPIPLSFKVKKVITEFNPEIVHIHHPFLLSSAAIMYGKKLGIPKILTIHTQYEQYAYYIYPIPERLTQEAIKMIISNLAYKTDCITTPSASMKELIEGYGIKNRIEVIPNAIHLVSFREDDELKRREIKRKYHLKEEDKIILFVGRVASEKSIDKIIQALAIIKKRGMGKEKLLIVGSGPDMDELKQLTRTLKLEKDVIFAGTVSYEEIQHYYKMAYVFTITSTTETFGIVTIEALASGVPVLAVKAPGAIDILTNGLDGLLVDNDTIKFADALEKIIREPELREKLSEGALKTSEKYSIDTISERMLNLYREVIEIKKSKNKEKKNFIKDILAINYEGKIKSGK
- a CDS encoding tetratricopeptide repeat protein, coding for MRERYLKKYLIVGLIIYGLLITVSLSLAAGQGEVVWDTLSQEASDYLKMAINKMEDAIKTYQGINYPNKELWAEAIDYGEKAIEADPKFIEAHYRLAQIYQYTNWYYREAREWERYIELIQRKEVISQEAKMRLAFAYYRLGYADYQREDYGGCILYLQSAIEIDPEMTEAHYWLGRVFYEIGKLNDSLSSWQKVLEIDRNYPKAQYFCAKVENSIRFGKEAYSHYEAGYNLYEKGLFEEATYEYRQAVRFNPNFSLAYYWLGRIYYERGNYTEAMNNWKEVLRLEPENTKAEYWLKQAEKQLE
- a CDS encoding ABC transporter ATP-binding protein, yielding MEKSVEVKHLKKWFWIGKSPLGKKKAVRAVDDVSFYVGKKEVLGLVGESGCGKTTCGKTILRILDPTEGKIYFNGQEITHLRKKEMIMIRRKMMIIYQDPFGSLDPRMTIGATINEPMEVHKIGSKKEREERVIEIMEKVGLLPDQVNRYPHEFSGGQRQRIGIARALATGPEFIVADECVSDLDVSIQAQIINLLQDLQKEFGLTILFVAHDLSVIKHICDRVAVMYLGKIVETAPKRELFNNPKHPYTQALLSAIPIPDPKFRKKGQILMGDVPSPVNPPSGCRFHTRCSYVKTICREEEPALKCFENNHYIACHLFS
- a CDS encoding ABC transporter ATP-binding protein, yielding MKTLLDIKNLKTHFFTHEGIVKAVDGVSFKINQGETLGLVGESGSGKSVTALSIMRLIPHPPGRIVGGEIHFEGRDLLKLEDKEIRKIRGKKISMIFQEPMTSLDPVFTIGYEIGEVIQLHQGLNKKEARKKAIEILKIVGIPDVEKRIDNYPHELSGGMRQRVMIAMALSCNPTLLIADEPTTALDVTIQAQILRLINELKGEFGASVMLITHDLGVIAEMCDNVAVMYAGYIVEYTDIYTLFNNPLHPYTKGLSKSIPRMNIDVEHLNAIPGIVPNLLDLPTGCPFHPRCDFSFKRCVEEMPELIEIENSHLVKCHLIKGKIRSK
- a CDS encoding ABC transporter permease translates to MKRTRETKTHELVRRLKYNKSAVFGLAIVVILILCALLANYIAPNNPTPSPPELFKALKPGFWSEDAVEGMPLGADALGRCILSRILYGARVSLTAGFVAVGIAMILGITFGTLSGYYGGWVDALIMRIVDIMFAFPALLLAIVIVTVLGQGLDKAMIAIGIVYTPQMARIIRSSVLYIKEMEYIEVQKAIGSSDARIIFRHVLPNSMAPVIVYGTLMLASAILDCAALGFLGLGAQPPTPEWGAMLSKSYSYIVSGAWWAATFPGLAILFSVIGLNLLGDGLRDILDPRLKT
- a CDS encoding ABC transporter permease → MKWYITKRLFMLIPVLLGVSILAFTLIRLAPGDPAVTIAGEHASPQMINAIREKYGLDKPLTIQYWIWLKQVLHGDLGRSIVSNEFVAKEILERFPNTIELTMLSMFFAVIVGCIAGIISASRQYSIFDYGFMGLALFGVSMPVFWLGIMLMMIFGVWLRWFPISGRISMMISFQRITGFYLLDSLITGNFAAFTSSLRYLILPSIALSTIPMATIARVTRSSMLEILRQDFIRTERAKGLSERMVIYKHAVRNAMIPVITVIGLNFGLLLAGAILTETVFSWPGIGRYVINGVTMRDYPVVQGCVLFFASMFVIVNLITDIVYVYIDPRIHYG